One genomic segment of Hordeum vulgare subsp. vulgare chromosome 2H, MorexV3_pseudomolecules_assembly, whole genome shotgun sequence includes these proteins:
- the LOC123426382 gene encoding tobamovirus multiplication protein 1, giving the protein MRELVSSSSSSSSSPTAVLVAAANAVLRGWWEDVNESPAWQDGAFFSLTAAYALVSAVALIQLVRIQRRVPEFGWTTQKVFHLMNFVVNGVRAVVFGFHAYVFLLQTKVYKLVLLDLPGLLFFSAYTLLVLFWAEIYHQARSLPTDKLRIIYVAVNSIVYAIQVCIWVYLGINDNPLVELVSKIFIVSVSAVALLGFAVYGGRLFVLLRRFPIESKGRKKKLYEVGTVTTICCTCFLIRCIVVAISAFDADVSLEVLDHPILDFFYYMLTEILPSALVLFILRKLPPKRATAQYHPIN; this is encoded by the exons ATGAGGGAgctggtctcctcctcctcctcctcctcctcctcccccaccgCGGTCCTCGTCGCCGCGGCCAACGCGGTGCTCCGGGGATGGTGGGAAGACGTCAACGAGTCGCCGGCGTGGCAGGACGGCGCCTTCTTCTCCCTCACCGCCGCCTACGCCCTCGTCTCCGCCGTTGCGCTG attcagctggtCAGGATCCAGCGCAGAGTGCCCGAGTTCGGCTGGACCACGCAGAAGGTGTTCCACCTCATGAACTTCGTCGTCAATGGGG TTCGTGCCGTTGTATTCGGATTCCATGCCTATGTCTTCCTCCTCCAAACAAAA GTTTATAAGTTGGTGTTACTAGACCTCCCCGGCTTACTGTTCTTCTCGGCCTACACCTTACTTGTTCTTTTCTGGGCAGAAATATACCATCAG GCTAGGAGTCTCCCAACCGATAAGTTAAGGATTATATACGTAGCCGTTAATAGTATCGTATATGCAATTCAG GTCTGTATTTGGGTGTACCTTGGAATAAACGACAATCCGTTGGTTGAGCTGGTCAGCAAAATCTTCATCGTATCTGTCTCCGCTGTGGCCCTTCTTGGTTTCGCAGTATATGGTGGGAG GCTGTTTGTCTTGCTGAGACGTTTCCCCATTGAATCAAAGGGGCGAAAAAAGAAGCTTTATGAG GTTGGGACTGTGACGACAATCTGCTGCACCTGTTTCCTGATAAGATGCATCGTG GTGGCAATATCTGCATTTGATGCTGATGTTTCTTTGGAGGTTTTGGATCATCCAATTCTAGATTTCTTCTATTATATG TTGACAGAGATACTGCCTTCCGCGCTGGTCCTTTTCATCCTTCGGAAGCTTCCACCTAAGCGAGCAACGGCGCAATATCACCCCATTAACTAG